In Neorhizobium galegae, the following proteins share a genomic window:
- a CDS encoding HNH endonuclease, producing MRKHKYDVVSWYEQPEPEICPLCNRLIPDDQRDEHHLVPKSRGGRQTQFLHRICHRQIHALFSESELEKSYSTIEALLDHPEISKFVSWVAKKPPGFYDGTKRSNRRR from the coding sequence ATGAGAAAACACAAATACGACGTCGTCTCGTGGTACGAGCAGCCGGAACCTGAAATATGCCCTTTGTGCAATCGGCTGATCCCCGACGACCAGCGCGACGAGCATCATCTCGTCCCCAAGAGCCGAGGCGGGCGGCAGACGCAATTTCTCCACCGCATCTGCCACCGGCAGATCCATGCCCTGTTCAGCGAGTCGGAACTCGAAAAGTCGTATTCGACCATCGAGGCTCTTCTCGACCATCCCGAGATCAGCAAATTCGTCAGCTGGGTCGCCAAGAAACCGCCCGGCTTTTACGACGGCACGAAACGCAGCAACCGCCGTCGATGA
- a CDS encoding TIGR00282 family metallophosphoesterase: protein MRLLFLGDMVGKTGRVAVWEKLPGLVADLKLDFVIVNGENAAGGFGITEDIFLETINAGADVVTTGNHVWDQKEAVSFAGRHEQFLRPANYPAGTPGKGSGIFYARNGARILVANIMGRVFMHPELDDPFKSAETILAAAPLKEQADAIIFDFHAEATSEKQCFGHFVDGRASLVVGTHTHVPTADCQILNGGTGYMSDAGMCGDYDSSLGMDKEEPLNRFISKMPKGRFEAATGPATICGLGIEISDATGLAEKIEPLRIGPRLAETIPSFWR, encoded by the coding sequence ATGCGCCTTTTGTTCCTGGGTGACATGGTGGGCAAGACCGGCCGCGTGGCGGTGTGGGAAAAGCTGCCCGGCCTCGTCGCCGACCTGAAGCTCGATTTCGTCATCGTCAACGGCGAGAATGCCGCGGGCGGCTTCGGCATTACCGAGGATATCTTTCTCGAGACGATCAATGCCGGCGCCGATGTGGTGACCACCGGCAACCATGTCTGGGACCAGAAGGAGGCGGTGAGCTTCGCCGGCCGCCACGAGCAGTTCCTGCGGCCCGCCAACTATCCCGCCGGCACGCCGGGCAAGGGATCGGGCATCTTCTACGCCCGCAACGGCGCACGTATTCTGGTCGCCAACATCATGGGCCGGGTATTCATGCATCCCGAACTCGACGATCCCTTCAAGAGCGCCGAGACGATCCTTGCCGCTGCTCCGTTGAAGGAACAGGCTGACGCGATCATCTTCGACTTCCATGCGGAGGCGACCAGCGAAAAGCAGTGCTTCGGGCATTTCGTGGACGGCCGCGCCAGCCTGGTGGTCGGCACCCACACGCATGTGCCGACGGCCGACTGCCAGATCCTCAACGGCGGCACAGGCTACATGTCGGATGCCGGAATGTGTGGTGATTACGACTCATCGCTCGGCATGGACAAGGAAGAACCGCTCAATCGCTTCATCTCGAAAATGCCGAAGGGCCGTTTCGAGGCGGCGACCGGACCTGCGACGATCTGCGGCCTCGGTATCGAGATTTCCGATGCGACCGGGCTTGCGGAAAAGATCGAGCCGCTCCGGATCGGGCCGCGGCTTGCGGAGACCATTCCGTCGTTCTGGCGGTGA
- a CDS encoding 5-formyltetrahydrofolate cyclo-ligase — protein MTDGLKTKAELRAARLAARDAIPPVERIEKSLAIASHGAEAISLDAGAIVSGFLPIRSEVDVRPLMAYLRDRSARLCVPVILDKQTIIFRELVRGAELVPGTFGTFGPGPEAAELEPQVMLVPLSAFDAEGHRIGYGGGYYDRAIHRLQQKGLNPKLIGIAFDCQEVASVPAEPHDIRLNAVLTESGYRPFEDIGRAQIG, from the coding sequence ATGACGGACGGCTTGAAGACCAAGGCGGAGCTTCGCGCAGCGCGGCTTGCCGCACGGGACGCCATTCCACCGGTCGAGCGCATCGAGAAGAGCCTGGCCATCGCGTCGCACGGGGCCGAGGCAATCAGCCTCGACGCCGGCGCGATCGTCTCCGGCTTCCTGCCGATCCGCTCGGAAGTCGATGTGCGGCCGCTGATGGCGTATCTCAGGGACCGCAGCGCGCGGCTCTGCGTGCCCGTCATTCTCGACAAGCAGACCATCATCTTCCGCGAACTGGTGCGCGGCGCCGAGCTGGTGCCGGGCACGTTCGGGACATTCGGGCCGGGGCCGGAAGCGGCGGAACTCGAGCCGCAGGTGATGCTGGTGCCGCTGTCGGCCTTCGATGCCGAGGGGCACCGGATCGGCTACGGCGGCGGTTATTACGACCGGGCGATCCATCGCCTGCAGCAAAAAGGCCTGAACCCGAAGCTGATCGGGATTGCCTTCGACTGCCAGGAAGTGGCATCTGTTCCCGCTGAACCTCACGATATCAGACTAAACGCTGTCCTGACGGAGAGCGGTTACCGGCCTTTTGAAGACATCGGCCGCGCACAGATTGGATAA
- a CDS encoding hemolysin family protein, which yields MSELAVVSSRPVRLRIMAEQGNRGAATAIRLAEDPGRFLSSVQIGITLVGVLSGAFSGATLGARLTTWLETQGMADNLADWLGVGTVVVFITYLSLIIGELVPKQIALRAPEAVAARVAPAMKLLATVGAPIVWFLDISGRLVLTMLGQRGESGERVTDEEIRTVLAEAQSAGVIETEESAMISGVMRLADRTARGLMTPRRDVEVIDIEDNSDEIREQLRATQRSRLPIRNGSSDEIMGTLFVKDAYDFIAGGKMLDIRGIMREAPVVSDLTGALDVIQALRRAPAHMVLVYDEYGHFEGIITSGDILEAITGVFQEEEDEEPAIVSRDDGSFLIAGWMPVDEFADQMGFSLGDDPGYETVAGFVLDEMKRLPELGESFTKNGWTFEVIDLDGRRIDKLLVRRSDKV from the coding sequence ATGTCGGAACTGGCCGTCGTCTCCTCCCGCCCGGTGCGGCTGCGGATCATGGCGGAGCAGGGCAACCGCGGCGCGGCGACAGCCATACGGCTCGCGGAAGATCCCGGCCGCTTCCTTTCCTCCGTCCAGATCGGCATCACGCTGGTTGGCGTATTGTCCGGCGCATTCTCGGGGGCCACGCTCGGCGCCCGGCTGACCACCTGGCTCGAAACGCAGGGCATGGCCGACAATCTGGCCGACTGGCTGGGCGTCGGCACCGTCGTCGTTTTCATCACCTATCTGTCGCTGATCATCGGCGAACTGGTGCCGAAGCAGATCGCACTGCGGGCGCCGGAAGCGGTTGCCGCCCGGGTCGCTCCGGCCATGAAACTGCTGGCGACGGTCGGCGCCCCGATCGTCTGGTTCCTCGACATTTCCGGCCGGCTGGTGCTGACCATGCTCGGCCAGCGGGGCGAGTCGGGCGAGCGCGTCACCGACGAGGAAATCCGCACCGTGCTTGCCGAAGCCCAGAGCGCCGGCGTGATCGAGACGGAAGAATCCGCGATGATCTCCGGCGTCATGCGGCTTGCCGACCGCACCGCCCGCGGCCTGATGACGCCGCGCCGCGATGTCGAGGTCATCGATATCGAAGACAATTCGGATGAAATCCGCGAACAGCTTCGCGCCACCCAGCGCTCCCGCCTGCCGATCCGCAACGGCAGCTCGGACGAGATCATGGGCACGCTGTTCGTCAAGGACGCCTATGATTTCATCGCCGGCGGCAAGATGCTGGATATCCGCGGCATCATGCGCGAAGCGCCCGTCGTCTCCGACCTCACCGGCGCGCTCGACGTCATCCAGGCGCTGCGCCGCGCGCCGGCCCATATGGTGCTCGTCTATGACGAATATGGCCATTTCGAAGGCATCATCACCTCAGGCGACATCCTCGAGGCGATCACCGGCGTCTTCCAGGAGGAAGAGGACGAAGAACCTGCGATCGTATCGCGCGACGACGGTTCGTTCCTGATCGCCGGCTGGATGCCGGTCGACGAATTCGCCGACCAGATGGGATTTTCGCTCGGAGACGATCCAGGCTACGAGACGGTCGCGGGCTTCGTGCTCGACGAGATGAAGCGCCTGCCGGAACTCGGCGAGAGCTTCACCAAGAACGGCTGGACCTTCGAGGTGATCGATCTCGACGGTCGCCGCATCGACAAGCTGCTGGTCAGGCGGTCGGACAAGGTATGA
- a CDS encoding sensor histidine kinase, with product MPQTILYVDDDLALARLAERHFGRAGYQVVHAVNAASAMEAVEKGVVDAIVLDHYLKTETGLDILHKLKDQGSVIPVIYVTGSSDATIAIDALKSGASDYVIKTVGEEFWPLMESAIAQGIANAELRRAKEKAEQEIRLGKERAEVLLSEVNHRVANSLALVAALIRLQASSSKNDDVKAALSETQARISAIAGMHRSLYTSDDVRHVEMDKYLGTLVREVQGSVNDEQGPSIRLDAEPLSLTSDRAVSVGMIVTELLTNALKYAYPAGTEGEVRVLLKRQDEGSALLAVEDDGIGWREGDAPKGTGLGSRIVKSMAATLGSTIHYVPSSSGTRAELTLSLQ from the coding sequence ATGCCGCAAACCATACTCTATGTCGATGACGATCTCGCGCTTGCCAGATTGGCGGAACGCCATTTCGGGCGCGCCGGCTATCAGGTCGTCCATGCCGTCAATGCGGCATCGGCAATGGAGGCGGTTGAAAAAGGCGTCGTCGACGCGATCGTCCTCGATCACTACCTGAAGACCGAAACCGGGCTCGACATCCTCCACAAACTCAAGGACCAGGGCTCGGTCATTCCGGTGATCTACGTCACCGGTTCCAGCGACGCGACGATCGCCATCGACGCGCTGAAGAGCGGTGCGTCCGACTACGTCATCAAGACGGTCGGCGAGGAATTCTGGCCGCTGATGGAGAGTGCGATTGCCCAAGGCATCGCCAATGCGGAATTGCGGCGCGCCAAGGAAAAGGCCGAGCAGGAGATCCGTCTCGGCAAGGAACGCGCCGAGGTTCTGCTCTCCGAGGTGAACCACCGCGTCGCCAACAGTCTGGCGCTGGTTGCGGCGCTCATCCGCCTGCAGGCGTCCAGCAGCAAGAACGACGACGTGAAGGCAGCACTTTCCGAGACGCAGGCGCGCATCAGCGCGATCGCCGGCATGCATCGCAGCCTCTATACCTCCGACGACGTTCGGCATGTGGAGATGGACAAATATCTGGGCACGCTGGTGCGCGAGGTGCAGGGCTCCGTCAACGACGAACAGGGACCGTCGATCCGTCTCGATGCCGAACCATTGTCGCTGACCTCCGACCGGGCTGTCTCGGTCGGCATGATCGTCACGGAACTGCTCACCAACGCGCTGAAATACGCCTATCCGGCCGGCACCGAAGGCGAAGTGCGGGTCCTGCTCAAGCGCCAGGACGAGGGCAGCGCGCTTCTCGCCGTCGAGGATGACGGGATCGGCTGGCGCGAGGGCGATGCGCCCAAGGGGACCGGGCTCGGCAGCCGTATCGTCAAATCCATGGCCGCGACGCTCGGCTCGACGATCCACTACGTGCCTTCTTCTTCCGGCACCCGCGCCGAACTGACACTCAGCCTTCAGTAG
- a CDS encoding response regulator has product MKAAGKEVTIVMIEDDEGHARLIEKNVRRAGVNNEIVPFTNGNAALDFILGADRSGNSNQDRHLLILLDLNLPDMSGIDILEKVKSNPHSKRLPVVILTTTDDEREIQRCYDLGANVYITKPVDYDNFAHAIRQLGLFFAVMQIPGQ; this is encoded by the coding sequence ATGAAGGCTGCCGGCAAAGAAGTCACCATCGTGATGATCGAGGACGATGAAGGCCATGCGCGCCTGATCGAGAAGAATGTCCGCCGTGCGGGCGTCAACAACGAGATCGTTCCTTTTACGAATGGCAATGCGGCTCTCGACTTTATCCTCGGCGCGGATCGTTCCGGAAACTCGAACCAGGATCGCCATCTGCTGATCCTTCTTGACCTCAACCTGCCGGACATGTCGGGTATTGACATCCTCGAGAAGGTGAAGTCCAACCCTCACTCCAAGCGTCTGCCGGTGGTCATCCTCACGACCACGGACGATGAGCGGGAGATCCAGCGCTGCTACGATCTCGGCGCCAACGTCTATATCACCAAGCCGGTGGACTACGACAATTTTGCGCATGCCATCCGACAGCTCGGGCTGTTCTTTGCCGTCATGCAGATACCCGGACAATAA
- a CDS encoding sensor histidine kinase: MPFLNSTFARSSLLMLLVGGGVLVAIVLSSFFLARTTQVYFQDVVKLRELRSAAADMQLFLRAAESGQRGFVLTQDAEFLKPYTTANAVIPRLRERLKTAADNLDAVRVPFAELDPLIDDKLAEMQSTVEMVQKGNAVGAIEVIRGAYGRQLMEGITAILGKLIGDMDGRIGTGIDDLNDSASALQWITIGGGLMIILVIGGAILIVGQHVRELQRARLEVEELNAGLEERVNERSEDLIQANREIQRYAYIVSHDLRAPLVNIMGFTSELDASLKSISTYVLADGTPLSEADVNDARIAVEQDLPEAIAFIRSSTKKMDGLINAILKISRDGRRELKPERIDLGELLEATAASVYHQVSEAGGEVNISVGQARGLITDRFSLEQIFGNLFDNAVKYKHPERSLNLSVKAMPIGRAAIRIEVADNGRGIAPEDHERVFELFRRSGVQDQQGEGIGLAHVRSLVRNLGGEITVTSTLGGGTTFVIRLPTDLSQYVRSNRS, encoded by the coding sequence ATGCCCTTTTTGAATTCCACCTTCGCCCGATCCTCGCTGCTCATGCTTCTGGTCGGGGGCGGCGTCCTTGTGGCGATCGTGTTGTCATCGTTCTTTCTGGCCAGGACGACGCAGGTCTATTTCCAGGACGTGGTGAAACTGCGCGAGCTTCGAAGTGCGGCGGCAGACATGCAGCTTTTCCTGCGGGCGGCCGAATCCGGGCAGCGTGGTTTCGTGCTGACGCAGGATGCTGAATTCCTAAAACCCTATACGACGGCCAACGCGGTCATTCCGCGGTTGCGTGAGCGGCTGAAGACGGCTGCCGACAATCTGGACGCCGTGCGCGTTCCATTTGCCGAACTCGACCCGCTGATCGACGACAAGCTCGCAGAGATGCAGTCGACGGTGGAGATGGTGCAGAAGGGCAATGCCGTCGGGGCGATCGAAGTCATCCGCGGCGCCTACGGCCGCCAGCTGATGGAAGGCATCACGGCGATCCTCGGCAAGCTGATCGGTGACATGGACGGGCGGATCGGGACCGGGATCGACGACCTCAACGATTCCGCGTCGGCGCTGCAATGGATCACCATCGGCGGCGGCCTGATGATCATCCTCGTCATCGGCGGTGCGATCCTGATCGTCGGGCAGCATGTCCGCGAGCTTCAGCGGGCGCGGTTGGAGGTCGAGGAACTCAATGCCGGGCTCGAGGAGCGCGTCAACGAGCGCTCCGAGGATCTGATCCAGGCCAACCGCGAGATCCAGCGTTATGCCTATATCGTGTCGCACGACCTGCGCGCGCCGCTGGTCAATATCATGGGTTTCACCAGCGAACTCGACGCCAGCCTCAAGTCGATCAGCACCTATGTGCTGGCCGATGGGACGCCGCTGTCGGAAGCCGACGTGAACGACGCCCGCATCGCCGTGGAGCAGGATCTGCCGGAGGCGATCGCCTTCATCCGCTCTTCCACCAAGAAGATGGACGGGCTGATCAACGCGATCCTGAAGATTTCCCGCGACGGACGGCGCGAACTGAAGCCGGAGAGGATCGATCTCGGGGAGTTGCTGGAAGCGACGGCCGCCAGCGTCTATCATCAGGTCAGCGAGGCGGGCGGCGAGGTGAATATATCGGTAGGCCAGGCGCGGGGCCTTATTACCGACCGATTTTCGTTGGAACAGATCTTCGGCAATCTCTTCGACAATGCGGTGAAGTACAAACATCCGGAGCGGTCGCTGAACCTTTCGGTCAAGGCCATGCCGATCGGCCGCGCTGCGATCAGAATAGAGGTTGCGGACAATGGCCGGGGCATCGCTCCGGAGGATCACGAGAGGGTTTTCGAGCTTTTCCGCCGCTCGGGCGTCCAGGACCAGCAGGGCGAAGGTATCGGTCTTGCGCATGTGCGTTCATTAGTCAGAAATTTAGGCGGTGAGATTACGGTGACGTCCACTTTGGGCGGCGGGACGACGTTCGTCATCCGGTTGCCCACGGATTTGTCCCAGTATGTCAGGAGTAACAGGTCATGA